In Treponema denticola, one genomic interval encodes:
- a CDS encoding nucleotidyltransferase family protein, whose protein sequence is MKPTLLVLAAGMGSRYGGVKQIAAVGRHDETLLDYAVYDAMNNGFGKVVFIIREDIENDFRERFFNRIARNCNADYVFQSMDGFLTDEQIKRAVNRKKPWGTAHAILSAELKINEPFAVINADDYYGRSAYKTIATHLSTLSNDSTEHAMVGYILDKTLSRSGSVSRGVCQVGNGYLIGITEHKDIAYKKEGSVEKIISEYDGKSIEFSGKETVSMNLFGFSPKIFDFMNEYFKDFIHKYAESEKAECLLPEGVGAMMKKGLGKVKVYTTTERWFGMTYPEDREIVKKELENKVKEGYYPEFLWR, encoded by the coding sequence ATGAAACCAACTCTTTTAGTTCTAGCTGCCGGAATGGGCAGCCGATATGGAGGTGTAAAACAAATAGCCGCTGTCGGAAGGCATGATGAAACCTTATTGGACTATGCCGTTTATGACGCTATGAATAACGGCTTTGGAAAGGTTGTTTTTATAATTAGGGAAGATATTGAAAACGATTTTAGAGAGCGTTTTTTTAATAGAATTGCACGCAATTGCAATGCCGATTATGTATTCCAATCTATGGACGGGTTTTTGACCGATGAGCAAATAAAAAGAGCTGTCAATCGGAAAAAACCTTGGGGAACAGCTCATGCTATTTTGTCTGCGGAGTTAAAGATAAACGAGCCCTTTGCCGTTATAAATGCCGATGACTACTACGGCCGCTCGGCTTATAAAACGATAGCAACCCATCTTTCAACCCTGTCAAATGATTCCACGGAACATGCTATGGTCGGTTATATCTTGGATAAAACCTTGAGCCGATCCGGTTCCGTTTCAAGAGGGGTCTGCCAAGTCGGAAACGGTTACCTTATCGGAATAACCGAGCATAAGGATATTGCGTACAAAAAAGAAGGTTCGGTCGAAAAGATTATTTCCGAGTATGATGGAAAGAGCATTGAATTTTCAGGAAAGGAAACCGTCTCGATGAATCTATTCGGTTTCTCTCCTAAAATTTTCGATTTTATGAATGAGTATTTTAAAGACTTTATCCATAAATATGCAGAAAGTGAAAAAGCCGAATGTCTTTTGCCTGAAGGTGTAGGTGCAATGATGAAAAAGGGCTTAGGTAAGGTTAAGGTTTATACTACCACCGAAAGATGGTTCGGAATGACCTATCCCGAAGACAGAGAAATTGTTAAAAAAGAACTTGAAAATAAGGTAAAAGAAGGCTACTATCCCGAATTCCTGTGGAGGTAA
- a CDS encoding permease, protein MNNFIIAANTVFLSILLQAFPFMLLGILISSILHVFISANFIIKAFPNKYGLGFLTAIFGGLVLPVCECATVPIITGLIKKGVAMPIAITFMLAAPILNPISVMATLYAFPENPLIALYRVLFGIVTASSIGLLLLVYPKTGYLKENIEDDSHNCSSCSHCTESSMKGHNFGKTSFIKNINEMFLHSGTEFFNVGPYLILGAIITALIRAGIPSNFFGGFKESHSLPAMLIMMLFAFIFSACSTSDAFIARSFYGNFSVFSIMGFLVYGPMMDIKNIFMLLSVLKKRFVIELVIIITVMNIIFISAMGSIFF, encoded by the coding sequence ATGAATAATTTTATAATTGCAGCCAATACGGTTTTTTTAAGCATTCTTCTGCAAGCTTTTCCGTTTATGCTTTTAGGAATACTCATATCTTCTATTCTGCATGTTTTTATTTCGGCTAACTTTATAATAAAAGCCTTTCCAAATAAATACGGACTTGGATTTTTAACCGCTATTTTCGGAGGATTGGTGCTTCCTGTATGTGAATGTGCAACCGTACCGATTATAACAGGTCTTATAAAGAAAGGCGTTGCAATGCCTATAGCAATAACTTTTATGCTTGCAGCGCCAATTTTAAATCCTATATCGGTAATGGCCACCCTATATGCTTTTCCTGAAAATCCACTAATAGCTTTATATAGGGTACTATTCGGCATAGTAACAGCCTCATCAATAGGGCTCTTACTTTTAGTCTATCCTAAAACAGGGTATTTAAAGGAAAACATAGAAGACGATTCTCATAATTGCTCTTCTTGCAGTCATTGTACCGAATCTTCTATGAAAGGCCATAACTTCGGTAAGACATCTTTTATTAAAAATATTAATGAAATGTTTTTGCACAGCGGAACGGAATTTTTTAATGTCGGCCCTTATTTGATATTGGGAGCAATTATAACGGCTCTCATTCGTGCAGGAATTCCCAGTAATTTTTTTGGGGGATTTAAAGAATCTCATTCTTTACCGGCAATGCTTATTATGATGTTGTTTGCTTTTATATTTTCGGCTTGTTCCACCTCTGATGCTTTTATCGCAAGAAGCTTTTATGGCAACTTTTCAGTATTTTCAATCATGGGTTTTTTAGTATATGGCCCTATGATGGATATAAAAAATATTTTTATGCTTCTATCCGTATTAAAAAAAAGGTTTGTAATAGAACTTGTTATAATCATAACTGTTATGAATATAATATTTATAAGCGCAATGGGCTCTATATTTTTTTAG
- a CDS encoding TIGR03943 family putative permease subunit, translated as MKKNITNISIEKIIQAGILFIISFIFIYAVISKQALLYVHVRHTGIIVFSAIVFFIIGILTIRDAFNVKYHTHSKRKKPLHLIYFLIPILLVLIIPHKPITAGSLAFNGDILSFQKPKDENTSNFKSGRFLELENGFIVMDDNTFGRWLPELYLNLDSWIDKKIKIEGAVWKNPEVLTENEFAIGRMLMVCCAADMQPAGIIAQWSKSDELKEDDWIRVTGTISKTEYEGNFEPLILVSEVETIKRPSLEYVYPF; from the coding sequence ATGAAAAAAAATATTACAAATATATCTATTGAAAAGATTATACAGGCAGGGATATTATTTATAATCTCATTTATATTTATCTATGCAGTTATTTCAAAACAAGCCCTACTGTATGTGCATGTACGGCATACAGGTATAATTGTTTTTTCTGCTATAGTATTTTTTATTATAGGAATTCTTACAATACGGGATGCTTTTAATGTTAAATATCATACCCATTCAAAAAGGAAAAAGCCTTTGCACTTAATATATTTTTTGATTCCGATTCTGCTTGTACTCATTATTCCGCATAAGCCTATAACAGCAGGATCTCTCGCATTTAATGGAGATATTCTTTCATTTCAAAAACCAAAAGATGAAAATACATCTAATTTTAAATCAGGACGGTTTTTGGAACTCGAAAACGGTTTTATAGTTATGGATGATAATACATTCGGACGCTGGCTTCCGGAATTATATTTAAATTTGGATTCGTGGATAGACAAAAAGATAAAAATTGAAGGCGCCGTTTGGAAAAACCCTGAAGTTTTAACTGAAAATGAATTTGCCATAGGAAGAATGTTAATGGTTTGCTGTGCAGCCGATATGCAGCCGGCAGGAATTATTGCTCAATGGTCTAAATCCGATGAACTTAAAGAGGATGACTGGATCCGCGTTACCGGAACAATTTCCAAAACAGAGTATGAAGGTAATTTTGAACCGCTCATTCTCGTAAGTGAAGTAGAAACTATAAAGCGGCCTTCTTTAGAATATGTTTATCCTTTTTAG
- a CDS encoding AAA family ATPase yields MNTKTIIDELSKNIGLVIKGKSQVIRLFISSFLTGGHVLLDDIPGVGKTTMVKALAKLIKKDSGEAAEFKRIQCTPDLLPYDITGVDVFNVQSQKFEFMKGPVFCDIFLADELNRTPPKVQAALLEVMEERQVSAGGTTYRLGDLFFTAATQNPVETLGTYPLPPAQLDRFMVSLSIGYPDDEAAIEILKGNSGLTALVNLFPIISSEDIIASREEQKNVYCHHALQKAVIDICNATRCHPDIKLGASPRASLQFLHLAKTIALSNERYWIEDKDLGLIAPHVLAHRCIFKDRHCDGKEIISEITSEVLHRMDKKTDWSKQS; encoded by the coding sequence ATGAATACAAAAACCATAATAGATGAGCTTAGCAAAAACATAGGATTAGTTATAAAGGGAAAGAGTCAGGTGATTCGTCTTTTTATTTCATCATTTTTGACGGGAGGGCATGTGCTCCTCGATGATATTCCCGGTGTAGGGAAAACTACCATGGTAAAAGCTTTAGCTAAATTAATAAAAAAAGACTCCGGAGAAGCTGCTGAATTTAAAAGAATTCAATGTACTCCTGACTTATTGCCTTATGATATTACAGGTGTTGATGTATTTAATGTTCAATCTCAAAAGTTTGAATTTATGAAAGGCCCGGTCTTTTGTGATATTTTTTTAGCTGACGAGTTAAACAGAACTCCGCCTAAAGTTCAAGCGGCTCTTCTTGAAGTAATGGAAGAAAGGCAAGTTTCTGCCGGCGGAACAACTTACCGTTTAGGTGATTTGTTTTTTACAGCGGCTACTCAAAATCCGGTAGAAACATTGGGTACATATCCCCTGCCTCCTGCTCAGCTTGACCGTTTTATGGTGTCTCTTTCCATAGGTTATCCCGATGATGAAGCCGCTATTGAGATACTCAAAGGGAATTCAGGACTTACAGCGCTTGTAAACCTTTTTCCTATAATAAGCTCCGAAGATATAATCGCCTCCCGTGAAGAGCAAAAAAATGTTTATTGTCATCATGCTTTACAAAAAGCTGTGATAGATATTTGTAATGCAACAAGATGTCATCCCGATATAAAACTAGGCGCTTCTCCAAGAGCCTCTTTACAGTTCTTACATCTTGCAAAAACGATAGCTCTTTCTAATGAGAGATACTGGATTGAAGATAAAGATCTGGGATTAATAGCACCTCATGTGCTTGCTCATAGGTGTATATTTAAAGATAGGCATTGTGATGGAAAGGAAATAATATCGGAAATTACAAGCGAAGTTTTACATAGAATGGATAAAAAAACGGATTGGTCGAAACAAAGTTAA
- a CDS encoding transglutaminase domain-containing protein — MFTRYNLNFVLRTFSVLILSIIPGLYLFEILPFFVLPIWGLVLIFLSYKTEEKKLKLSSAIILICISTFIFLSLLLVLFKVISAELFDVLYLRMGIILPFLIIQTIFISVSTILFFKKEKYRRYEPILFFIIFAFFFWNEGGFSLSVFEYPIYAVLFSLIFSATEITRVFLSFDFEKKQFKFFFFFLPFFIFIMFFVLKHYNEASSANHGGLLQPTLFRFDFSDYLKLQSEIKMSDDLILVAHFDRNFANNMLRRMYLSGWDSAKGFYEKKAPSERVQLTHLPKGKKDIPHLKFAMREQVEQEYFFVNLSPSSFIAIDYPTHVIPYEIWDTAKFNGAYKVLSEALFDFGADLYGDAFPSGSKEEGLTKQDLDFYTAIDDETFKLVHKKAVEITENIPEYLDKILALQDYLAEGDFRYSLKPGKAPDGNQLKYFFNETKKGYCTYFAFSYALMLRSLGIPSRVAVGFFVQPESEIMNYYPVRANMAHAWVEVFFPFIGWVSFDPTTSQLAEGENLNFGMSAGGEEFNSLLSEILENRNEIKISEIIETEKNTSNISAYIRQFFQKHFSLAGIIIIFTLILFLIIYKLKPYLILKFSKNNRKIVLTAGSIFNKRRENSEASEKMNLLMQKAKFAPDCTIDDAKAAKSILKSRTKKLIMFLMIAFSSCILFAENADDIILAADKAVESENWEKALEFLQDGIKKFPQNDKLFFKLGEIYHDKKLYKIAYRILKKGQIINPGNSSILLYLSNCASALNKYEEAMKYIKNYLDLIPYDRFAAASYGWLCFKCHKSTEGINFLLENIDRYGGHLSVYNSLATLYNEVFDYTKSRECYLKAIKEAKEQNRTYSASIYYYNKAILESQFYRFDNAIEDARAALDMEERNSSYMMIGELEERRNNFSQALAAYLSAAAIDDTPLAMLSIINVFMETGHIDKAERYILNELDNIGEDWISNYGLSVYEFKSNLYKLKKELYVRKYNLEKRRLTIGFFDRVKNLNDRIKYKIKYKYYDSVYRIYSLNVANEYKQHDAPYLSDATYILYTNTYYYRAFKDKGKKALKYLKRSEEIETNFIPQSRGSYLAERGLIENDLRVLNEGILKMDPEWEKSLLKDLYGMGVKIAKKYSSQLYFLYLESLFDINPAGFLEYDIRMPVKIRIEIDKSEKIQIREHKIKKLIDSSRFFEDENSKFSLYLKYSDKMIAFKLTDKNGALLYSENIRIEKPDKNNFKKAINDLVKNIFTFKL, encoded by the coding sequence ATGTTTACACGCTATAATCTTAACTTTGTTTTGCGCACATTTTCAGTTTTAATTTTAAGTATTATTCCAGGGTTATACTTGTTTGAAATTTTGCCCTTTTTTGTACTCCCTATATGGGGTCTTGTTTTGATTTTTTTATCTTATAAAACAGAAGAGAAAAAACTAAAGCTTTCTTCAGCAATTATTTTGATATGTATAAGTACTTTTATTTTTTTATCTTTGCTTTTAGTCTTATTTAAAGTAATTTCTGCAGAACTCTTTGATGTTTTATATTTAAGAATGGGAATTATTCTTCCTTTTTTAATTATACAAACTATTTTTATTTCAGTGTCTACAATTCTATTTTTTAAAAAAGAAAAATATCGGCGTTATGAGCCTATACTTTTTTTTATAATTTTTGCTTTCTTCTTTTGGAATGAAGGCGGATTTTCTCTTTCGGTTTTTGAATATCCGATATATGCAGTTTTATTTTCACTTATCTTTTCTGCAACAGAAATTACCCGTGTTTTTTTATCTTTTGATTTTGAAAAAAAACAATTTAAATTTTTTTTCTTCTTTTTACCTTTTTTTATTTTTATAATGTTTTTTGTTTTAAAACATTATAATGAAGCTTCATCTGCCAATCACGGAGGTTTATTACAACCTACTCTATTTAGATTTGATTTTTCCGATTATCTTAAACTTCAGAGTGAGATTAAAATGAGTGATGACTTGATTTTGGTTGCTCACTTTGATAGGAATTTTGCAAACAATATGCTAAGAAGAATGTACCTTTCAGGTTGGGACTCGGCAAAGGGCTTTTATGAGAAAAAAGCTCCATCTGAAAGGGTACAACTTACTCATCTGCCTAAGGGTAAAAAGGATATTCCTCATTTAAAATTTGCAATGAGAGAACAAGTTGAACAGGAGTATTTTTTTGTGAATTTATCTCCATCATCATTTATAGCAATTGATTATCCTACCCATGTTATTCCATATGAAATTTGGGATACAGCAAAGTTTAATGGCGCCTATAAGGTTTTAAGCGAGGCTTTATTTGATTTTGGTGCAGATCTTTATGGAGATGCATTTCCCTCAGGTTCAAAGGAAGAAGGATTGACAAAGCAAGATCTGGATTTTTATACCGCTATTGATGATGAAACATTTAAGCTTGTTCATAAAAAAGCTGTAGAAATCACTGAAAATATTCCTGAATACTTGGATAAAATTCTTGCTTTACAAGACTATCTTGCTGAAGGCGATTTTCGTTATTCATTAAAGCCGGGGAAGGCTCCTGACGGTAACCAATTAAAATATTTTTTTAATGAAACAAAAAAGGGGTATTGTACCTATTTTGCTTTTTCTTATGCGCTGATGTTGAGAAGTTTAGGAATCCCGTCCCGTGTGGCTGTAGGTTTTTTTGTTCAACCTGAATCGGAAATTATGAACTATTATCCGGTTAGAGCAAATATGGCACATGCATGGGTTGAGGTTTTTTTTCCGTTTATAGGCTGGGTCAGTTTTGATCCTACAACTTCCCAATTGGCGGAAGGGGAAAATCTTAACTTTGGTATGAGTGCCGGCGGCGAGGAATTTAATTCTCTTTTGAGTGAGATTTTAGAAAACCGTAATGAAATTAAAATCAGTGAAATTATTGAAACGGAAAAAAATACTTCTAATATTTCAGCCTATATAAGACAGTTTTTCCAAAAACATTTTTCTTTAGCCGGAATTATTATAATTTTTACTTTAATTTTATTCTTGATTATATACAAGCTTAAACCTTATTTAATATTAAAATTTTCTAAAAATAATAGAAAGATTGTACTTACAGCAGGAAGTATATTTAATAAACGAAGAGAAAACTCTGAAGCGTCGGAAAAAATGAATCTTCTAATGCAAAAGGCTAAATTCGCTCCTGACTGTACAATCGATGATGCTAAAGCAGCAAAAAGTATTTTAAAGAGCAGAACAAAAAAACTAATTATGTTTTTGATGATTGCTTTCTCTTCATGTATTCTATTTGCAGAAAACGCAGATGATATTATTCTTGCAGCTGATAAAGCTGTTGAATCTGAAAATTGGGAGAAAGCATTGGAATTTTTACAGGATGGAATAAAAAAATTCCCTCAAAATGATAAATTATTTTTTAAGCTTGGAGAAATTTATCATGATAAAAAATTATATAAGATTGCATATCGTATATTAAAAAAAGGACAAATAATTAATCCTGGAAACAGCAGTATTTTGCTTTATCTTTCAAATTGCGCTTCTGCATTAAATAAATATGAGGAAGCAATGAAGTATATCAAAAATTATTTAGACTTGATTCCGTATGATCGCTTTGCAGCGGCCTCTTACGGTTGGTTATGTTTTAAGTGTCATAAAAGCACTGAAGGGATTAATTTCTTATTGGAAAATATAGATCGTTATGGCGGGCATCTATCGGTTTATAATTCTTTGGCGACTTTATATAATGAAGTTTTTGATTATACAAAGTCCAGGGAGTGTTATTTAAAAGCTATCAAGGAAGCTAAAGAACAAAATAGAACATATTCAGCCTCTATCTATTATTACAATAAAGCAATTTTAGAAAGTCAATTTTATAGATTCGATAATGCAATTGAGGATGCAAGAGCTGCATTGGATATGGAAGAGCGTAATTCAAGTTATATGATGATAGGGGAGCTGGAGGAACGAAGAAATAATTTTTCACAGGCTTTAGCTGCTTATCTTTCTGCTGCCGCTATTGATGACACGCCTCTTGCGATGCTAAGCATTATAAATGTTTTTATGGAAACAGGTCATATAGATAAAGCTGAGCGATATATTTTAAATGAACTTGATAATATCGGTGAGGATTGGATTTCAAATTATGGTTTAAGTGTATATGAATTTAAAAGTAATCTTTATAAACTAAAAAAAGAATTATATGTCCGTAAATATAATCTTGAAAAAAGAAGATTAACTATAGGTTTCTTTGACCGGGTAAAAAATTTAAATGATAGAATAAAATATAAGATAAAATATAAATATTATGATTCTGTTTATAGAATATACTCATTAAATGTCGCAAATGAATATAAACAACATGATGCTCCTTATTTAAGCGATGCTACATATATCCTTTATACAAATACTTATTATTATCGGGCCTTTAAGGATAAGGGGAAAAAAGCTTTAAAATACCTTAAAAGATCTGAAGAGATAGAAACTAATTTTATTCCGCAAAGTAGAGGTTCTTATCTTGCAGAAAGAGGTCTTATTGAAAACGATCTGAGAGTTTTAAATGAAGGTATTTTAAAAATGGATCCTGAATGGGAGAAAAGTTTACTCAAGGATTTATACGGTATGGGAGTTAAAATTGCAAAAAAGTATTCTTCCCAGCTTTATTTTCTTTACTTGGAATCTCTTTTTGATATTAATCCTGCCGGTTTTTTGGAGTATGATATTAGAATGCCCGTTAAAATACGGATAGAAATCGATAAGAGTGAAAAGATACAAATTCGAGAGCACAAAATAAAAAAACTGATAGACTCTTCCAGATTTTTTGAAGATGAAAACTCCAAGTTTTCTCTTTACTTAAAATATTCTGATAAAATGATAGCTTTTAAATTAACCGATAAAAATGGTGCCCTTTTATATAGTGAAAATATTCGAATCGAAAAACCGGATAAAAATAATTTTAAAAAAGCGATTAATGATTTAGTTAAAAATATTTTTACTTTTAAGTTATAA
- a CDS encoding DUF58 domain-containing protein: MKAFRLTISGYVYIVFPFSLLLGAFLRGELFALVCGVCLCLYFLLSFIMLFFSFFFFKKKDFLVELKKSRIEISSLQEKKEIILIRFISQVICVFYVFNFLSDLNDKKSRSLNFRIKLQKEKAFFDLPKKDRGRFLLKDEYIELSDIAGFFSFKLFRKCPSIPRIFLYPELSEMKDFVLPEILNETSNHIINIRRNDELYDTRPYIPGDDTRKINWKLYAHTEELTVKQGDFIPPPQNFFTIYIEEPHVNTDFEFYKRKFDEFVNLAASFAAYLYKNGISFNIRFYDTEKKILSSEIIYPDDFESIDLIRKPFSIPQIKIGNKLFEPHNKIESTFLLNDENEKTCLLYFFMPVQSDKKILEKLFYTFKNLNHKSAFYLGPESIIDEPKNFLHSFLFYTPDQKKDKSLSKQMNAKLLTIKSALHNGGFYVYTL; this comes from the coding sequence ATGAAGGCTTTTCGACTAACAATTTCCGGATATGTTTATATTGTTTTTCCTTTTTCTTTGCTTTTAGGAGCATTTTTAAGAGGTGAATTGTTTGCTCTTGTTTGCGGAGTTTGTTTATGCCTTTACTTTTTGCTTTCATTTATTATGCTCTTTTTTTCATTTTTTTTCTTTAAAAAAAAAGATTTTTTAGTAGAACTAAAAAAAAGCCGAATAGAGATTAGCTCTTTACAAGAAAAAAAAGAAATAATCTTAATTAGATTTATTTCGCAAGTCATTTGTGTCTTTTATGTTTTTAATTTTTTAAGCGACTTGAATGATAAAAAAAGCAGATCTCTTAATTTTAGAATTAAACTTCAAAAGGAAAAGGCCTTTTTTGATCTACCCAAAAAAGATAGAGGCCGGTTCCTTTTAAAAGATGAATATATTGAACTTTCTGATATTGCCGGTTTTTTTTCCTTTAAGTTATTTAGAAAATGTCCGTCTATCCCGCGAATTTTTCTATATCCTGAGCTGAGCGAAATGAAAGACTTTGTTCTTCCTGAAATTTTAAATGAAACATCAAATCATATAATAAATATTAGACGGAATGATGAACTTTATGATACACGGCCTTATATTCCCGGCGATGATACTAGGAAAATTAATTGGAAACTCTATGCGCATACTGAGGAACTCACCGTAAAACAGGGAGACTTCATTCCTCCTCCCCAAAATTTTTTTACAATCTACATTGAAGAGCCTCATGTAAATACAGACTTTGAATTTTATAAAAGAAAATTTGATGAATTTGTTAATCTAGCGGCTTCTTTTGCAGCTTACTTATATAAAAACGGTATAAGTTTTAATATCCGTTTTTACGATACTGAAAAAAAAATTTTATCTTCTGAAATTATTTATCCGGATGATTTTGAATCCATAGATTTGATACGAAAACCTTTTTCGATTCCTCAAATTAAGATTGGAAATAAATTATTCGAACCTCATAATAAGATTGAAAGCACATTTTTGCTCAATGACGAAAATGAGAAAACTTGTTTACTTTATTTTTTTATGCCTGTACAATCGGATAAGAAAATCTTAGAAAAACTTTTTTATACATTTAAAAATCTTAATCATAAATCTGCCTTTTATCTGGGACCTGAAAGTATAATTGATGAGCCCAAAAATTTTTTACATTCATTTTTATTTTATACACCGGATCAAAAGAAAGACAAGAGTTTATCAAAACAAATGAACGCCAAACTTTTAACGATAAAAAGTGCACTGCATAATGGAGGGTTTTATGTTTACACGCTATAA
- a CDS encoding DUF4139 domain-containing protein, which produces MKKVFFMLFSMMCMTTVFADGFNEDDIPLKKVTLYSSGVAHYEHEGFVKGSGKIDLLFLPSQISDVLKSIFVKDPAAKNLSINYQSEDTLKKTMQSLKVDLFGNDSIFKLLKTQKGAELEVYTPNKLTGKILSVDKIEDSKAGIILSIVSADGVKIISFNDVQSFKFTDPQRNEDLQKALGLILEASAKERKPISIDIESEGERKIGLSYVMEAPIWKPSYRLDMGNTSAAFQAWAIIDNSTDIDWKDVKLTLTSGRPVGFKQNLYEPYYTDRETIPILAGQAARPETFDPAYDDMAYEEAMAAPMMERRAYAKAAAPSMADAKDSSYFENQTAAKTSAGEMFAFTPVKPVNLPRQKSTMIPLSLASLPAQKYSVFSNMTYGADVHPKLCISIENNSGLKFPAGPITVFENGDYVGDAILEFLPEKEKRLIAFGDDMDVRGSKTENFNKQIQTIKIVKGVLNLQHKSSKNSVYTIKNAASKERSIVVEHPISSGFNLADEKALLEKTSNKYRFNINVKANAQGKLEVLEERLFDEILQINTMDNNTMMGISSNSEIPEKIKKAFKSILDEKVKVDKAQVSLTNLQNEQKELNAEQDRVRKNIQAVGSETQQGKQFLNKLLQIENSLDSLKQKIVEAEKKFSGFKADFLEYIKNVTVE; this is translated from the coding sequence ATGAAAAAGGTTTTTTTTATGCTGTTTTCAATGATGTGTATGACTACGGTTTTTGCTGACGGTTTTAATGAAGATGATATCCCCTTAAAAAAGGTAACTCTCTATTCATCGGGGGTTGCTCATTATGAGCATGAGGGGTTTGTAAAAGGGTCGGGAAAGATAGATTTATTGTTTCTTCCTTCCCAAATAAGCGATGTCTTAAAATCTATTTTTGTAAAAGATCCGGCTGCAAAGAATTTATCGATAAATTATCAATCTGAAGATACTCTTAAAAAAACTATGCAGAGTTTAAAGGTCGATTTATTCGGGAATGACTCTATTTTTAAGCTTCTTAAAACGCAAAAAGGTGCCGAGCTTGAGGTTTATACCCCTAATAAGCTTACAGGTAAAATTTTAAGTGTAGATAAAATTGAAGATTCTAAAGCCGGTATTATCCTTTCCATTGTTTCGGCGGATGGTGTTAAGATTATATCTTTTAATGATGTGCAGTCTTTTAAATTTACGGATCCCCAAAGAAATGAGGATTTGCAAAAAGCCTTAGGTCTAATTTTGGAAGCCTCAGCAAAGGAAAGAAAACCGATTTCAATAGATATAGAATCGGAGGGAGAGCGTAAAATAGGGCTTTCTTATGTTATGGAAGCTCCTATTTGGAAGCCTTCATACAGGCTTGATATGGGCAATACTAGTGCTGCATTTCAAGCTTGGGCTATAATAGACAACTCTACGGACATCGATTGGAAAGATGTAAAGCTTACTCTTACAAGCGGCCGCCCTGTAGGTTTTAAACAAAATCTATATGAGCCCTATTATACTGACCGCGAAACTATTCCGATTCTTGCGGGTCAGGCAGCTAGGCCTGAAACATTTGATCCCGCTTATGATGATATGGCTTATGAAGAAGCTATGGCTGCACCGATGATGGAAAGAAGGGCTTATGCAAAGGCCGCTGCTCCTTCCATGGCTGATGCCAAGGACTCTTCTTATTTTGAAAATCAGACTGCTGCCAAGACCTCTGCAGGAGAAATGTTTGCTTTTACCCCCGTTAAACCCGTTAATTTACCGAGACAGAAGAGTACTATGATTCCTTTAAGCCTTGCATCGCTTCCTGCTCAAAAATATTCGGTTTTTTCGAATATGACTTATGGGGCCGATGTACATCCTAAGTTATGTATCAGTATCGAAAATAATTCCGGCCTAAAGTTTCCTGCAGGGCCCATTACGGTTTTTGAAAACGGAGACTATGTCGGCGATGCTATTTTGGAGTTTTTACCGGAAAAAGAAAAGCGCCTTATAGCTTTTGGAGATGATATGGATGTGCGGGGAAGTAAAACCGAAAATTTTAACAAGCAGATCCAAACTATTAAAATTGTAAAAGGAGTGCTAAATCTGCAACACAAATCATCTAAAAACTCCGTTTATACTATTAAAAATGCTGCATCAAAAGAGCGTTCTATCGTAGTTGAACATCCTATAAGTTCAGGCTTTAATCTTGCCGATGAGAAAGCGCTGTTGGAAAAGACTTCAAATAAGTATAGGTTTAACATAAATGTTAAAGCTAACGCTCAAGGGAAACTTGAGGTGCTTGAAGAAAGGCTTTTTGACGAAATTTTACAAATCAATACGATGGATAATAATACTATGATGGGTATTTCTTCCAATTCTGAGATTCCTGAAAAAATAAAAAAGGCTTTTAAATCTATTTTAGACGAAAAAGTTAAGGTCGATAAGGCTCAAGTTTCCTTGACTAATTTACAAAATGAACAAAAAGAACTTAATGCCGAACAAGATAGGGTGCGTAAAAATATTCAAGCTGTGGGTTCTGAGACTCAACAAGGAAAACAGTTTTTAAATAAACTTCTTCAAATAGAAAATTCTTTGGATAGTTTAAAACAAAAAATTGTTGAAGCTGAAAAAAAGTTTTCCGGTTTTAAGGCTGATTTTCTTGAATATATCAAAAATGTAACTGTTGAATAA